AACTTTAACGTGCAGTCCTTGGCCAAAACCTCGCCTCAGGGTTGGGGCGAGATGACTCCGCACAATCCCAAATTTACTTTTAACGACGGGGAAGATGTGGAAGGCCCTGTTTCCGTGGCCGTGGCTGCGGAGTGGACCGGAGAGGGAGGCCGGCGCTCGCGCCTGGTTGTGCTGGGGGATTCGGACTTGGTGGACAATACCCAAGTCAACAACCTGGGAAACGGCCAATTCTTCCTGGCCGGAACCAACTGGTTGGCTGAACGCGAATCCTTGATCCAGATCGGCCCCAAGCAGGCTGAGAATATCCGGCTGACATTGGAAGCGAAGGAGTTGCACCAGATTTTTTGGGGCACTGTAGTGGGAATGCCTGCCTTGGGTCTGCTTCTGGGCGGAGCGGTTTGGTGGAGGAGACGCCGATGAGGTGGCGCCAGACCTTGGTCTTGTTTGTGCTGGTCGTGGCCTTGGGCGCCTATATTTCTATTTTTGAGATGCGGTCCCCTTCCACTGATGAATGGCGGTCTGCCAAGCAGCGTCTTTATCCCAAATTGGATTCTGAAGATATCAGCCGGCTCGAAATCCTGAACACCCACGGCGAAGTGAAGCTGGAACGCCGCGGTGAAGGATGGAGGATGACGTATCCGGCAGATGCGCCGGCCAGTTATGCAGTGGCTGATGAGATCACCCGGGCCTTGGAATACTGCCGGCCCAACCGGCTTTGGAATTCCGGGGAAGGGGGTTTCTCCGTGCCCGAAGGCAGCGGTTTGGAACAGCCGGAGGTGGTGGTCAAGTTCAAGGCTCTGGGCGAGATCCATGAAATCCAGTTCGGCAATGCGACTCCGTTTGGGCCGCGCGTATATTTCCGGGAGCTGCCCTCGCGCAGTGCGGGCGTGTTTGCGGACGCGTTCCGCGACCTCTTCAGCCATCCGGCGGTTCATTACCGCGATCGCACCGTGTTTGATTTTTTGCCGCATAAGGTGACGGAGCTGCGCCTGGTCGGGACCTGGGGGGATTTTGTGGCCGGTTTGCAGCCCGAAGGCTGGCTCATTACCTCGCCCCTGCGTTATCCGGCGGCCCGCTTTTACATTGACCAATGGGTGAGGGATCTGAGGGCCTTGCGCGTTGAGGAATTTGTGGCAGACGAGGTCACGGATTATATTCCTTATGACCTGGATGCGCCTGAGGCGCGTTTTGAAATTGTTGTGGCAGGCCTCAAACAGCCCTTGGTCTTGGAGGTGGGCGGGAAGGTTCCGGGTGAGGAAGAGGACCTGCGGTATTGCCGCCTAGGGCAGCGGGACGCGGTGGTCACGGTCAAGGTGCCTGCTGCCTTGTTAAGGCCCGAGGTCCGGGATTTTGCCGATGCCCGGCTCCTGAGTTATGCCGTGCCCCAGGTCGAGGAATTGCGTTTGCGCTCCTTGGCCGGAGAGCTGGTGCTCAAGGGCCGGAAACTGCCGACTGGGGCGCGGGAATGGAGGCTGGTGCAGCCGGTGAATGCTTCGGCGGATGTATCCGTGGTCAAAGCCTTTTTGGGCAAGCTGACGGAACGGCGCGTGCTGGAGATTTTGCCTTTGGCCGGGGACGCGGATTTGGCCAAATACGGTTTGGATGAGCCTCATTGGGTGATGGCATTGAAATTGGAAGGGGAGCCGGACCCCATTGTTTGGGAGTTGGGGGATCGATTGCAGAACGGGGGGCGTTATGCCCGGCAGCCCTCGATGCAAGCCATTTTGGTCTTGGACAATTATTTGGACCGGGAACTGGAAAAACATCCTTCGGAGTGGCGGGACCGGCGTTTGAGCTCAGTGGACACATCTTTGATTCAGAGTATTGAGATAGAAGTGCGCGGGGAGTCCAAAATATTGGGCCCTGCGGACAAGGGCTGGGCCGAGCTTCTGCAAGGCTTGCCGGAGCTGACGTGGATTTCGGTATTGAAGGAGGAACTGCCTGCGGATGCGCCCCAACTCGGGCTGGATAAGCCGGTCCTGGTGCTGCGCCTCCTCGATCCACAAGGCCGGATACTGGATGAAATCAGCTTTTCCGGTAAGCTGCTCGCCAAACGCCTTGTGCCTGTGTCCAACGGCGGCCACGAGGCCTACGAAATCCCCGAACTCCATCTGGAGACCCTCCTCAGTCTGATTGAATGATACAATATCCCCCCATGGAATTTCTGACTCTCATCCTCGCAATTATCGGAACCGCCGCAGTGGTCACGAGCCTTTGGCTTTGGCGCTCCGGCCGCACGGCGCCCGGCCCCACGCCCGAGGACCGCATGGCGGCCCTGCGCCAGGAAATGGCCGCAGCCCAGGACCGCCAATCCCAACTCATGCTTTCGAGCATGGACGGTTTGCGTTCACAGATGACCGAGCAGCTCGGGGGCATTATGTCCGAGGTCAACAAGCGCCTGGCCGAGAGCACGGACCAACTCGTCAAATCCCAACAGGGCATGGGCCGGGTTTTTGGCGAGGTCCAGGAAAAGCTCGGCGGCTTGGAAAAATCCACGGCCCAGGTCCTGGAAATTTCCAAAGACATCTCCAGCCTGCAGGATTTGCTGAAACCGCCCAAATTGCGCGGAGCTTTAGGAGAATATCTTTTGGAAGGTTTGCTCTCCGAGATTCTCCCGAACAAGAGCATGTACAGCATGCAATATCGCTTCCGCAGCAACGAGGTTGTGGATGCGGTGATCCATATTGACCAGCGCATCGTGCCTGTGGATGCCAAGTTCCCTATTGAGAGCTTCAGGCGCTTGACCGAGGCCGAGGGGGATGCGGAAAAGAAGTCTGCGCACCGGGCCTTTGAGACAGACGTCAAGAAACACATTGACGCGATTTCCTCAAAGTACATTCTCCCGGACGAACGCACCTTTGACTTTGCGCTGATGTACATCCCCGCTGAGAATGTGTACTACGAAACCATTCTCAAGGATGAGGGGCTTTCCGAGGAAAAGGGGATCTTTCATCACGCCATGGCCCATCGCGTGATTCCCGTGTCGCCCAACAGTCTGTACGCCTACCTGCAGGTGATTGTCCTGGGCCTGCGCGGTTTGGCCGTGGAGCGCCACGCTGAGGAAATCCTCAAGAACCTGCGCAAGCTGCACGGCCATTTCGAATCCTGCGAAGAGAGTTTTGTGCTGACCGGCAAGCAGCTTGAGCATGCGCTCAATAACTACAAGAAGGCCGAGACCCATTTGCGCCGCTTCTCCGACAAGCTCGCCGCCGTGGAAGAGAGCGCGGAGGAGACCCCTGTTCTGACCTCAGCCTCTGCTCCCCGGGTCGAGCCTAAGAACTTGGCTGCCCTGCCCCACTCCGAATCCTAGACTCCGTCATCAGGAGCGAAGGCTACCCCGTCATTGCGGGGAGCAGGATAGTCTCACCGCCGTCATCACGAGCCGAGCTTTGCGAGGCGTGGTGATCTGTGCCCCGTATAACAGTAATGACAGCAACAACTTAAAGCCAAATACGGTAAGGTTCGCAAACTTAATAAAGCATTGAATGTGCGAAATCATGTGCTAAGCTTTTGCTAAAGAACTACTTAGCGCGATTATTCCTATGAAAAGAACCCGTTTTCGAACCCTCACAGCCCTGTTTGTCGTGCAAGCGCTGCTCTGCACTCCGGTCCTCGCCGAAGTAAAGCCGGTGCCAGGCACCGGTGCCAGGCACCGGTGCCTGGCACCGGGTAAGCACACCACGCTTCCGCCGCGCGTAAGATTCGAGTGGGGTATCGGGCGGGATGCCGCAAAAGATCCGCGTTTTCCGCCAGGAGTTGGAGATGTGGGGGGGAGACACTTTGCTCGCGCGATGTTTGCGGAAGGGGCAAGAAGGGATATTTATCATGATCCAGGGCTGGAGGTTATGAAGTTGCTTGGAGAAGTTGCCACCGAGATAGATATATCAAGAGGAGGAGGGACGACGAGGGGCTTGAGACCTGCATCCCCGCCCAGTCTTGAGTATTTACTCGGAAATCGTGATCTCATGCCGCAGCTCACGAGGCGACTGCAGGAAGTAGGGCTGTTCATTGAGCAATCCGATTTGCGCATGGTTATCAGGCAACTCGTAGACTCTGAGCTGGAACTTCGAGTAGACGCAACAGATTCGGGCTTTGTATTTATAGGCGAGGCTGCGGTTCGTGCCGCACGTAGGATAGATCAGATTGTTGTGAGCAGGCAGAATCACAGCATTGTTACAAGTGGAGAAGATATCCTTGTCAATCCGGGAGAGGGATGGGCAAGGATCCGGCCGGATTTGAGCATCACCTTGTCGAGCGGAAGAAATGAAGACAGGAATGTTAGGTGGCCTGCGGGACTTCTTGATAGTCCGTCTGATATCGAGATTGCCGGTAATGCCTTAGGGCTTGCGTATAGATCCGGTGTCTTGGCTTCTCACGCCAGGAGGGATAGCTTGCTTCTGCACTGGTTTGGAGTGCTCAGTGTGGATGTCCAGGCGGAAATACTCGAGGTGCCTTCCCCGCGAGGCTCTCAATCATCTACGCAAGCTCCGTTTGGTGTGGAGGAAAAGTGTGAATACGCGTTCAGATTTTTAAACGGAGCGCTGTTGTCCGGAAGCCAGGGGTATTCTCGGCAACGGATTGACGAGATGTTTTCCACTCATCCCGTTTCAGTGAGTGCTGACGCGTTGGAGAGACTTTTTGGTGGAATGCGGCCCGAAGTGGAGTATGTGTTATGGGCGCACGACATTCCGATTGCCCTGGTGGCAAGTGACGGAGCGACCACACAATATATCGCGCTGGTTCAGGGTCCGGAACTTGATGTGAATCTCGCGGAGTTCTTTGCCAGGCATGAAGAAAGCAGGAGTTGGATTAGATCCAAC
The sequence above is a segment of the Candidatus Omnitrophota bacterium genome. Coding sequences within it:
- a CDS encoding DUF4340 domain-containing protein, giving the protein MRWRQTLVLFVLVVALGAYISIFEMRSPSTDEWRSAKQRLYPKLDSEDISRLEILNTHGEVKLERRGEGWRMTYPADAPASYAVADEITRALEYCRPNRLWNSGEGGFSVPEGSGLEQPEVVVKFKALGEIHEIQFGNATPFGPRVYFRELPSRSAGVFADAFRDLFSHPAVHYRDRTVFDFLPHKVTELRLVGTWGDFVAGLQPEGWLITSPLRYPAARFYIDQWVRDLRALRVEEFVADEVTDYIPYDLDAPEARFEIVVAGLKQPLVLEVGGKVPGEEEDLRYCRLGQRDAVVTVKVPAALLRPEVRDFADARLLSYAVPQVEELRLRSLAGELVLKGRKLPTGAREWRLVQPVNASADVSVVKAFLGKLTERRVLEILPLAGDADLAKYGLDEPHWVMALKLEGEPDPIVWELGDRLQNGGRYARQPSMQAILVLDNYLDRELEKHPSEWRDRRLSSVDTSLIQSIEIEVRGESKILGPADKGWAELLQGLPELTWISVLKEELPADAPQLGLDKPVLVLRLLDPQGRILDEISFSGKLLAKRLVPVSNGGHEAYEIPELHLETLLSLIE
- a CDS encoding DNA recombination protein RmuC; the encoded protein is MEFLTLILAIIGTAAVVTSLWLWRSGRTAPGPTPEDRMAALRQEMAAAQDRQSQLMLSSMDGLRSQMTEQLGGIMSEVNKRLAESTDQLVKSQQGMGRVFGEVQEKLGGLEKSTAQVLEISKDISSLQDLLKPPKLRGALGEYLLEGLLSEILPNKSMYSMQYRFRSNEVVDAVIHIDQRIVPVDAKFPIESFRRLTEAEGDAEKKSAHRAFETDVKKHIDAISSKYILPDERTFDFALMYIPAENVYYETILKDEGLSEEKGIFHHAMAHRVIPVSPNSLYAYLQVIVLGLRGLAVERHAEEILKNLRKLHGHFESCEESFVLTGKQLEHALNNYKKAETHLRRFSDKLAAVEESAEETPVLTSASAPRVEPKNLAALPHSES